Proteins co-encoded in one Sus scrofa isolate TJ Tabasco breed Duroc chromosome 14, Sscrofa11.1, whole genome shotgun sequence genomic window:
- the KLLN gene encoding LOW QUALITY PROTEIN: killin (The sequence of the model RefSeq protein was modified relative to this genomic sequence to represent the inferred CDS: deleted 2 bases in 1 codon): MVPTARTPLPLPPDFPGTACNPPSFCTAGSPRRTEPKTPRPAPFWAAVKTWLAGSPRGPVPRSTTRAETRVAGPESEVRDGRKLQPRRVGGRGDRGGFKKRWRDIRATVGTTFRGRSRVILVGELSKFPLPFDNSRGKCFASFAQRAPAFQKQRDPRASWVLVERQVQTSLPLKRCRDWSLRSWLHKHPHPSTCPRLPSPWSLPLILANLRARLPKLVAPFACYPQSKLEAGKLRLRVLDSLAPRLLKPWGSGASTLPLRAKLSGTVFLGQKGISGQQPAA; this comes from the exons ATGGTCCCTACAGCGAGGACACCTCTCCCCTTGCCCCCAGATTTCCCTGGCACGGCCTGCAACCCCCCGTCCTTTTGCACCGCT GGTTCACCGCGTCGAACTGAGCCAAAGACTCCTCGCCCCGCCCCCTTTTGGGCCGCTGTGAAAACCTGGCTGGCTGGATCGCCCCGGGGCCCGGTTCCGCGCTCCACCACCCGGGCGGAGACTCGGGTTGCTGGGCCGGAGAGTGAAGTACGCGACGGTAGGAAGCTGCAGCCCCGGCGAGTGGGCGGA CGAGGAGACCGAGGAGGGTTCAAAAAGAGGTGGAGGGATATACGGGCCACAGTCGGAACTACTTTCAGGGGGAGGTCACGTGTGATCCTAGTTGGGGAACTTTCCAAATTCCCACTCCCATTTGATAACTCCAGAGGCAAGTGTTTCGCTTCTTTTGCCCAGAGGGCTCCCGCCTTTCAGAAGCAGAGGGACCCCAGAGCCTCCTGGGTCTTGGTGGAAAGACAGGTTCAGACGAGCCTCCCGCTGAAGCGCTGTCGGGACTGGAGCCTGAGGAGCTGGTTACACAAGCACCCACATCCAAGCACGTGCCCCCGCCTCCCCTCGCCTTGGTCGCTGCCGTTGATTCTTGCAAATCTTAGAGCGAGACTTCCCAAACTGGTCGCACCCTTCGCCTGCTACCCCCAGAGCAAGCTAGAGGCCGGAAAACTGAGACTCCGCGTTCTAGATTCCCTAGCACCGCGACTTCTCAAACCCTGGGGGTCTGGAGCTAGTACACTACCCCTTAGGGCGAAACTTTCAGGTACTGTATTCTTGGGGCAAAAGGGTATCTCCGGGCAGCAGCCCGCTGCGTGA